In one window of Fimbriimonadaceae bacterium DNA:
- a CDS encoding AraC family transcriptional regulator, producing the protein MTRYAPMTFMARHAHAFDKVSVVLSGSVLERSVAGERVAQAGWIVVKPGGVLHEDVVGERGLCMLSLAATPQSSEASDAWASLTADYRWMPLEPCVGRLVRMIAGRIEDPAVAIEEVLFALAGNAVQRLRHEPGWLAKARSILEERHDSPPSLVALADEVAVHPVSLSRAFQRAGTSKTEIVHRRRVERALDALREPTTLGQVAAELGYADGAHFSRSFRFWIGCSPSAFRAKFLSNG; encoded by the coding sequence GTGACGCGATACGCACCGATGACCTTCATGGCGCGGCACGCGCACGCCTTTGACAAGGTGAGCGTCGTCCTCTCGGGCTCCGTTCTGGAGCGCAGCGTCGCAGGCGAACGTGTTGCGCAGGCGGGGTGGATTGTGGTTAAGCCGGGAGGCGTGCTCCACGAGGACGTCGTGGGAGAGCGTGGCCTTTGTATGCTGAGCCTTGCGGCCACACCGCAGTCGAGCGAAGCGAGCGACGCGTGGGCGTCGCTGACAGCCGACTATCGATGGATGCCTCTCGAACCCTGTGTGGGCCGTTTGGTCAGAATGATCGCGGGTCGGATAGAGGATCCGGCCGTGGCCATCGAGGAGGTGCTGTTCGCTTTGGCGGGCAACGCCGTCCAACGGCTCAGGCATGAACCTGGCTGGCTTGCCAAAGCGCGCTCCATTCTCGAAGAGCGCCACGATTCGCCCCCGTCGCTCGTCGCACTCGCCGACGAGGTCGCCGTGCATCCCGTGAGCCTCTCGCGCGCTTTCCAAAGGGCCGGCACCAGCAAGACCGAAATCGTGCACCGTCGCAGGGTGGAGCGTGCGCTCGATGCCCTTCGGGAACCGACCACGCTGGGGCAGGTCGCCGCAGAACTCGGCTACGCCGATGGCGCACACTTTTCGCGCTCCTTCCGTTTTTGGATTGGATGTTCGCCGTCGGCTTTCCGCGCGAAGTTTCTCTCAAACGGCTAA